A genomic region of Candidatus Schekmanbacteria bacterium contains the following coding sequences:
- a CDS encoding O-antigen ligase family protein, which translates to MQSDVINKKILWIEIIVFQLLIAVLLLLYPNYYFAAAVVSIFFMAFIFSVPEISLFLVVFTISVEQAALYLILGSNVVETFLIYHVFAVIAFISSLAALTLGNKRIKSLEKDKFFFLYLLFFLWGCLTLFWSADRSNGYFKTYNFVIDGMMIVSCYLIIKTKRYLNWLIGATVAAGVITTVIALYSMGLDYPGEIYYNYRNLILAFTFNPRPEIMRGHGILSPPATAFYLNTVISYTFAVILLCRKKIIKFIMFVVLMFLFTGHLSTITKGSLLGLLAIATVFIFRNEFLKKRIFTSYLVMLSLILFGFLASHIDDLSRTIEFGILRTMSTSSGTTSVSYRMMFWKKGIVKIFETYGIGVGMGGMQHEFYPWPHSHSIYFSTLYDLGFTGLIIWLAILGYAMKKSVDVYRVTTDKYYRTMILAFIANLSGILVNGLTDFEYVYGMIWLQLAFGMAIVRLAKKNGAGIAET; encoded by the coding sequence ATGCAGTCTGACGTAATAAATAAAAAAATTCTCTGGATTGAAATAATAGTCTTTCAGCTCTTAATCGCTGTTCTGCTTCTTTTATATCCTAATTATTATTTTGCGGCCGCTGTTGTTTCCATATTCTTTATGGCATTCATTTTTTCTGTTCCTGAGATTTCTTTGTTTCTGGTAGTGTTTACCATTTCAGTTGAACAGGCAGCTCTTTATCTCATTCTTGGCAGCAATGTAGTTGAAACTTTTCTTATCTATCATGTTTTTGCAGTAATTGCTTTTATATCATCTCTGGCTGCTCTTACTTTAGGGAATAAGAGGATTAAATCTCTGGAAAAAGACAAGTTCTTTTTTCTCTATCTGCTTTTCTTTTTATGGGGGTGTCTGACACTTTTCTGGTCAGCTGACAGGTCAAACGGATATTTTAAAACATATAACTTTGTGATCGACGGAATGATGATAGTCTCCTGCTATCTTATCATAAAGACAAAGAGATACCTTAACTGGCTTATAGGGGCTACGGTAGCTGCAGGTGTAATCACAACTGTTATTGCGCTTTATTCAATGGGTTTAGATTACCCGGGAGAAATATACTATAACTACAGGAATCTGATCTTAGCCTTCACCTTCAACCCCCGGCCTGAAATCATGAGGGGGCACGGCATCCTTTCACCGCCTGCCACGGCCTTCTATCTTAACACGGTAATCTCATACACCTTTGCCGTAATTCTCCTTTGCAGGAAGAAGATAATAAAATTTATAATGTTTGTTGTTCTCATGTTTCTTTTTACAGGACATCTTTCAACCATTACAAAGGGGAGCTTGCTTGGGCTTCTGGCAATAGCGACTGTTTTTATATTCAGAAACGAATTTCTTAAGAAAAGGATATTTACCTCTTATCTGGTTATGTTGTCTCTCATACTTTTTGGTTTTCTCGCTTCCCACATAGACGACCTGAGCAGGACCATCGAGTTCGGAATCCTGCGTACCATGTCTACTTCATCGGGGACAACGTCTGTTTCTTACAGGATGATGTTCTGGAAAAAAGGGATTGTGAAAATTTTTGAAACCTATGGCATCGGAGTAGGCATGGGGGGAATGCAGCATGAATTTTATCCATGGCCCCATTCCCACAGCATATATTTTTCCACTCTCTATGACCTCGGATTTACCGGGCTTATCATCTGGCTTGCCATTCTCGGCTATGCGATGAAAAAGTCAGTTGATGTTTACAGAGTAACGACAGACAAATACTACAGGACGATGATACTCGCCTTTATCGCCAATCTA
- a CDS encoding radical SAM protein — MGRYRELDFGVFLEGEETFPELLSNFETPGNVKGVYYRDGTDIKFTGRRELPDFEREKHPRRDLLPPSNYRDPYSLGVLAKRGCSLKCIYCNYSFLNGLRIRERPPQDIVDELENLSANYGVKTFMFADAIFNLPKKHAVEICNEIIRRKLEMKWGAYFTEIGFDDEFAGLLKKSGCDLVFFSPDGNSEKSLKLLKKPIDVSEIKRTFKLASRNKDINFIFCFFFNPPGQDLISFIKLFLLSVWYNYIARGNINVPLNNPRLEPHTDIYRMAIEEGVSLTEDELLPKRDEELSKLFYVNPSLKIANTIMLNFSRIIKGVKRVLRGGGS; from the coding sequence ATGGGAAGGTACAGGGAACTTGACTTCGGCGTGTTTCTCGAAGGAGAGGAAACGTTTCCTGAGCTGCTTTCAAACTTTGAGACTCCCGGGAATGTTAAGGGGGTCTATTACAGGGATGGTACGGATATTAAGTTTACCGGCAGAAGGGAATTGCCGGACTTTGAACGGGAAAAACATCCGAGACGGGATCTGTTGCCTCCATCCAATTACAGGGATCCTTACAGCCTCGGTGTACTTGCAAAACGCGGCTGCTCGTTAAAGTGCATTTACTGCAATTATTCTTTTTTGAATGGCCTTAGAATAAGGGAAAGGCCTCCGCAGGATATAGTTGATGAACTGGAAAACCTATCAGCAAACTATGGGGTGAAGACTTTCATGTTCGCTGATGCGATTTTCAATCTTCCCAAAAAACATGCCGTAGAAATCTGCAATGAAATAATAAGAAGAAAGCTTGAAATGAAATGGGGTGCTTATTTCACAGAGATTGGATTTGACGATGAGTTTGCTGGCCTCTTAAAAAAAAGCGGGTGCGATCTGGTGTTTTTTTCTCCTGATGGAAATTCTGAGAAATCATTGAAGCTACTTAAGAAACCAATTGATGTCAGCGAGATTAAAAGGACGTTTAAATTAGCCTCAAGAAATAAGGATATTAATTTCATTTTTTGCTTCTTTTTTAATCCTCCGGGACAGGACCTTATCTCATTTATTAAGCTTTTCCTGCTGTCTGTATGGTATAATTATATAGCAAGGGGAAATATCAATGTTCCTCTCAATAACCCGCGGCTTGAGCCGCATACTGATATTTACAGAATGGCCATTGAAGAAGGAGTGAGCCTTACTGAAGATGAACTGCTGCCCAAAAGAGATGAGGAGCTTTCGAAACTTTTTTATGTGAATCCATCTTTAAAGATTGCCAATACGATAATGTTGAATTTTTCACGGATTATAAAAGGAGTAAAAAGGGTATTGCGGGGGGGCGGGTCTTGA
- a CDS encoding B12-binding domain-containing radical SAM protein, whose product MTVTLISPQSDISAFGIRSLSAYLKKNGIPTKLIFLPDMKFDMEANENEIYRYSDKVLGQVAELCKDSMLVGISLFSCHFDRAIQLTDYLKEHVDAPVIWGGVHPTAAPEYCIEHSDIICLGEGEDTLLELTRRISEGRDYHTVPGLWVKKNGEIIKNPMMPLKGSLDDLPVPDYSLDEHYIFDKDKDSIFKMDEELLMKFIFRDPENGKPIYQTMVTRGCPHSCTYCFTFRNFYKGEKYLRHRSAENVIFEMEEIKMKFRKFEIMLISDDSFFAIPEEEIKKFAGLYSKKISLPFRCLGSPATVNEEKLACLVDAGLFQIQIGIETASEGTRKIYNRSITNKKVLDSVNTVNKFKARLMPFYDFITDNPYEKKEDFLTTLRFAASLPRPRHIQVFSLVFFPGTQLYYRALEDGLLKESDIIKGFRKQFNFEKETYMNFMLHLINFPIPGFIVAMLVSDFAVWFFDRKSTGKMLYWLLNSYKRMKSQRRYSYSSHISEEKSLSSTP is encoded by the coding sequence ATGACTGTAACCTTGATATCTCCGCAGAGCGACATAAGTGCTTTTGGCATCAGGTCTCTCTCAGCATATCTGAAAAAAAACGGGATTCCTACGAAGCTCATATTCCTTCCGGACATGAAGTTTGATATGGAGGCGAATGAAAACGAGATTTACAGATACAGCGACAAAGTGCTTGGACAGGTTGCGGAGCTGTGCAAGGATTCCATGCTGGTCGGGATATCTCTTTTCTCATGTCATTTCGACAGGGCAATTCAGCTTACTGATTATCTCAAAGAACATGTTGATGCCCCGGTAATCTGGGGAGGAGTGCATCCCACAGCTGCACCTGAGTATTGCATTGAACACAGCGATATCATCTGTCTTGGAGAGGGGGAGGACACGCTTTTGGAACTCACTCGGCGCATTTCGGAAGGACGCGATTACCATACTGTCCCGGGGCTCTGGGTAAAGAAGAACGGCGAGATTATAAAAAATCCGATGATGCCTCTTAAAGGAAGCCTCGATGATCTTCCTGTTCCTGATTATTCCCTTGATGAGCATTATATTTTTGATAAAGACAAGGACAGCATCTTCAAAATGGATGAAGAGCTTCTTATGAAATTCATTTTCAGGGACCCGGAAAACGGCAAGCCCATCTATCAGACCATGGTTACCAGAGGGTGTCCTCACAGCTGCACATATTGTTTTACATTCAGGAATTTTTACAAGGGGGAAAAGTATCTGAGGCACAGGTCTGCGGAGAATGTCATTTTTGAAATGGAAGAGATTAAAATGAAGTTCAGGAAGTTCGAGATAATGCTTATAAGCGATGATTCATTCTTTGCCATACCGGAGGAGGAGATAAAAAAATTTGCCGGGCTTTACAGTAAAAAGATATCTCTCCCTTTCAGGTGTCTTGGCAGTCCTGCGACAGTGAACGAAGAAAAACTCGCCTGTCTTGTCGATGCCGGACTCTTTCAGATACAGATTGGCATCGAGACAGCAAGCGAAGGGACAAGAAAGATATACAACAGGAGCATAACGAATAAAAAGGTTCTGGATTCTGTGAATACGGTTAACAAGTTCAAAGCCCGTCTTATGCCTTTTTATGATTTCATAACTGACAACCCCTACGAAAAGAAAGAGGATTTCCTTACTACCCTGAGGTTTGCTGCAAGTCTTCCTAGACCTCGTCATATCCAGGTTTTTTCACTCGTGTTTTTCCCCGGGACCCAGCTTTACTACAGGGCATTGGAAGACGGCTTGCTCAAGGAAAGTGATATTATTAAGGGGTTCAGGAAACAGTTCAATTTTGAGAAAGAGACTTACATGAACTTCATGCTTCATCTTATCAACTTCCCCATTCCGGGCTTTATAGTTGCCATGCTGGTCAGCGATTTTGCAGTGTGGTTTTTTGATAGAAAAAGCACAGGGAAGATGCTTTACTGGTTGTTAAACTCATATAAAAGGATGAAATCACAACGAAGATATTCCTATTCCAGTCATATCTCGGAAGAAAAGAGCTTGTCCTCTACCCCTTAG